Sequence from the Ziziphus jujuba cultivar Dongzao chromosome 9, ASM3175591v1 genome:
TATCTTCACTTTTCTCACTAGGCTTATGGACCATCAACAGTCAACAATATAAGAAAAGGAACTCCAAATAGCTGATGAGCTTTTCTTGCCCTTATATCCTCCAAATTCCTCTCTTCTCCGCTGCCTAGAGCTCTGCacattatatagatttttttattttttttttctgggaaatattcaaattttggaTCTAAAGCCTAGGATGAGCTTTGACCTTGCCAAGATAATATTAGGACTCTGTCAAAGTTAGTAAagcaaccgaaaaaaaaaaaaaaaaggagaagaccGTGATTAAAATAATCTTCCAAGTGGCTACAACATCTTTTCTCCCAGTTCTACCCTTTGATCTGTTTATATTGTAATGATCACCTAATGATCACTTGTAGACTAAAATAACggggaaggaaaaataaataaataataccacATGGATTCAAAGATGATTTTGATTCTGtttatatttcaattataacttgcatattaaaaatataaataaataaataaataaaaaagacaatttGAGATGAGATCCAACAACCCCGTCATGGTGTTTATTCACGTTCGAGCAAAACAAACTTAAAActattatccaaaaataaaaaccaaaattttaaattaaataatttaaaaaataaaataaaattgaaatggaaTGAAAATTCAAGGCGACTCTGTCTCTGGAGAAGAACTGTATTGTATTGCTGTACCCTGCTCCATTATATTCTATCTAAAATTCTAGACGAACCCCATTACCATTTTCAACTCTCAAActctttttcctctctgtcgCCCTGAAATCTGACGCTCTCTGTTTCAATGGCTTTACTTTCAGATCCTTATCTATCCTCCTTCTACTTACAGCCATGACCcactctttctttcttctttttgttaaataaaaattccatctttttttttttttttttcctttttttctctgtCTGAGTTGCTGAAGAGAGCGAGCCATGGCGGGTCGTAGAGATGGGCCTTTGATGAGGAACAACGAACAGTCTTTTTGCAAATCCAAGATCACAATCGCCATAGCCATCGGAGTCTTTTTCGGCTGCGTCTTTGCCTTCTTATTCCCCAATGGGTTATTCTTCGTTTCTAACTCTGCTCCAATTCTCAGTCATCGCCTTGCCAATTCTATTACTCAGGTTCgactctttttccttcttttttttttatttttttttttttaaaatatgtgtTTGGCATTGAGTAACTATTCATCGTTTGGTATGTAACGAGTTTACGAATTGCTTTTTTGGTCttttacattattatataaaatttatttttaaaaaaaaaaaaaaaaaaaggaactttgATGCAAAATTTTAGCCCGTTGACCATGGCTCTGATGCATTGACTCTGAACCCGGTGGTTTATTGGGTTTAAACCAAGCCAAGTAGTTCATCCGTGTATGCTTTTTAATTTGGCAATTGATATCAGTTTGATATTGTTGATCTTCTTCTATTGTCAATGCTGTAGATATGGAaaggattttttatttgtctGGATATAAACGCATTTTGATACCCATTTAGTGGATCTTTTCTTTCTTGATTAATTGCTGTGCCTGCTGCTATTATGGTGTTTTAATGGCCTATAGCCAATGATATTGAGATTTTAAGGTGCTAAAATGAGGTTGGTTCGATAGAGATAGTATTCATTCTTATCATTTTTATACTCTAGGTTGGTTCAACCCAGTGTGAGTCATCCGAAAGGATTAACATGTTGAAATCAGAGTTCATAGCAGCTTCTGAGAAGAACACCGAGTTGAAAAAACAGATAAGGGAATTGACTGAAAAGCTTCAGTTGGCTGAGCAAGGGAAAGACCATGCACAGAAGCAGGTTCTCGTTTTGGGTGATCAGAAGAAAGCTGGACCTTTTGGTACTGTAAAGGGCTTGCGAACCAACCCTACTGTTGTTCCTGATGAATCTGTGAACCCAAGATTGGCAAAGATTTTGGAAAAGGTTGCTGTCCAGAGAGAGCTTATAGTTGCACTGGCAAACTCTAATGTAAAGGAGATGTTGGAAGTTTGGTTTACTAATATTAAGAGAGTGGGTATACCCAATTTTCTGGTTGTTGCTTTGGATGAAGATATTGCAAAGTTTTGTGAATCGAATAATGTAACAGTGTATAAGAGAGACCCAGATGAAGGTGTTGATTCAATTGCAAGAACCGGAGGAAACCATGCTGTCTCAGGGTTGAAATTCCGCATTTTAAGAGAGTTTTTGCAGCTGGGGTATAGTGTTCTTCTTTCAGATGTTGATATTGTCTATTTGCAAAACCCATTCAATCATCTTTATCGTGACTCAGATGTAGAGTCCATGACTGATGGTCATGATAAcagaactgcttatggctttaATGATGTCTTTGATGAACCTGCAATGGGATGGGCTCGATATGCTCATACAATGAGGATGTGGGTTTATAACTCTGGTTTTTTCTATATCAGACCAACAATTCCGTCAATTGAACTTTTGGATCGTGTGGCTGGTCGGCTATCTAGGGAGTCAAACTCTTGGGACCAGGCAGTTTTCAATGAGGAACTGTTTTTCCCTTCACATCCTGGGTATGCTGGTCTACATGCTGCCCGGAGAACTATGGATTTCTATCTCTTCATGAATAGCAAGGTTCTCTTCAAAACTGTTAGAAATGATGCCACTCTGAGCAAGTTGAAGCCAGTAATTGTTCATGTAAATTACCATCCTGATAAGTTTGCACGAATGAAAGCAATTGTGGAATTTTATGTTAATGGGAAGCGAGATGCATTGAAACCTTTCCCTGATGGTTCAGAGTGATAAAACTTCTTTCTGATTTTGACAAGTGCACGTGGCATGCAGTGTAAATGTTCCAAAGCAAACATGTAGGTTAGAAAGACGTGttcctttcctttttgaatGCTGGAATATTCTAGAAGTATTGTTCTCTATCACATAAAATTTCATGCTATTTTTGTGTATTAATACTTTACAATCCTATAATCCTGTCAGAAAATggtgatggatttcctatttGCACTCTTGCATGAAGCCACTTGATGTATTTTACTTGAACTATTTAATAATACACAGCAGAGatttcgtcttcttcttcttctctctttttttttttttttttttttaccccattTATTGTATCAATGCTCTACATAACGAGTGCATCTAGCTTTTTAATTCATGAGTAGTAACTTTGGATAACTAGAACAGATGATCAAAGTTGGAGATATTatacaaatttgcaaattgGAAATGTTCTTAATCTGTCTGGTGAATTGAACGTATTTTACATCAGTGTACTAGACATGAATCTGTGCCTTCATGAGCTACAAAATTGACATGGTATTAATAGTTGAATTGTTAGACTCGAAAATTACCTTTATATGTACCCTACGTTTGATCATATGAAATTTGAGAAACCACAGAATTCTCTCATTTATTTAACTTTCTATGTTTTCAATTGCTATGTTTCTTCTAAGTGCTCAGAGGAATCAACACAAAACTAATTCTGTCAGAGGTAGCTTGTAGGTACAAACAATGATTATGCATCTTCATCCTCATCAGAAGTCTCATTTCCACTTTCATCGCTACTGCTTTCACCATCACCATTAACAGAACCAGGTTCTTCAGCTTTTAGATCCCCAACTGCATCTGGCCCATACATCTTTTCTAGTCCTTTCTGTTACATAGGCAAGTCAAATTTATGAATTCAGATATTTTCCCACGACCACAAAGCACATATCAGTAAGATTTAGATGGCTAACCATTAtagatttattttcttttttgagtttCCTACATTCCTTAGAAACCCTCATTATTCCAGCCCTAAGGTTGGAAGTCTCTTTTGCAAGATCCTCTGCCGTGCCTTGTAGTTTCCTACATTCTTCCTGGAAGTAATCCATGATCCATATCAAAAGACCAAAATCTAACCAAGTAACAgaaggaaaagaaggaaaatttctAAGAAATTCCATCACTCAAGTTAGAAATCAAAGGTTAATCAGCCAAAGAGAAACAGTCCTTGCCAattttataaagtaaataatgTCCAATTTGAATAGAATATTCTCTCTTCGCCAGGAAAGAAAACTTCCTGCAAAGtttaacatgtttttttttttttacctgtcTACGGCATCTTGATCTTTTAGCTGACTCCCTATTAGACTgctttctcctttcttttctctGGTCATGCTCTTCCTGTCAAAGGAAGAAATGGATATCAGCAAAAGACCGAGTAGATATTATTCAATCATATTGGCATATGCAATCTGTTAGTCCTTGATTAAGGAAGCTACAGAAAGCAATTTATATCCACTTAAATTCATTCATGTCAGATAATTCACAATACTAGCACATAGATCAAGCAAAGAGGTGAGGGAAGAAGAATCTCTAGGTAAAAAGACTGTTAATATGAGGGATATAAATTTTCCTCCTATTCctttaaaaaaaccaattttgtCATTCTATAAATATGCACGATAGTTTTAACCATTCATCACTTATATCCTCTCTCTcccttcttttcccttttttttttctattttttttttttttttttttccttttttgtaccATGGGTGGAGAACTAGATAGAGCACATCTTAATGGTCTATGTAATGTAAGGAAAATAATATGGAACAAAATGATGGTTTGATACATTAAGACTTAGAACCACTAAATCATTTTTGAAAAGTTGAATGTGATACACATTTTCAACTATGACAAACGTAAGTGTCTAATTGTAACTGCAATGTGCCACAAATTCTACACCCCACCGAAAGATGAAACACAAAACAACCGATGCCATATTAAGAACGGTGACAGATAGCTGCTCCCTAAATCTATTATACAGAAATGATTTCTCTCACAAGTATATCATTGCAGAAGCCACTAACAATTGGACACCAGATAGCTCTCACCTTTGCTAGGATTGTTTTTGTGCTAGACCAATTTGAGGCAATTCCCGTGTTCAACTTGGTCTGAACCATGTTTACTGCAGAATCCTGCAATCCGGAATCTGCATTTACATCATGGTACTGTAAAGTAGCATCCGTCTGTGCAACTGCTCCTGTTCAAAATCGTTACAAGTCATGTGCTAATCAAGTTCATATAATTAATGAAAAGCAGTGACCTTCAAGACTAACCATCTACAAGCCTCTGATTATATCTTTGCTTTTTAGCCGCAGAAAAATCCTGAGGCGAAGGTCCTCACTATATTAGCAAAGCAAGCAAGTCTAACCATGTaaagtacatatatatctatgagATTACTACCACTTTTTAATAAGGATTTTTATGTAATCTGGTTAATACGGCAAATCGTCAAATCTTTTGGTTATttatacaaaaatcaaaataaaacttaCTCGATCGGTATTACAAGTCTCATCTGATAAGCCTTCAGTTCCAATTGGAGCActgtttttagaaaatttggcAAAAGCTTAGCAAAAAACGTAATAGATGTctgcaaataaaatatatgtacatgttCTTTACACGCgcaaacaaatagaaaaatttaGCAAAGAAATTGCACTCATAAGAAAAAGGCCAACACCTTTGTAAAGCACCATCACCATCGTTTCTCAGAGGCAAAGTTCTGTTGCCACTTTCACCCAATCTATTCCCTGTAAGATACTCATTTTCTGAGCTTCTCTTGCATTTCCTCATTGATCCCAAGTCCTTTTCGCTGGGGTTTGCTTCTTTTTGTGGGACTGTGAAGACCGCACCCTGACCCATTATGCAtcaattatacaaaatatatgcaTCGATCAATATAGTGTGAAGTAAGCTCGCTTATTGAACACAACAAAAGAACACAAGCAACTTCCTACTAATAGTTTAGCCACAAACAAAAATAAGT
This genomic interval carries:
- the LOC107404439 gene encoding G-box-binding factor 1 isoform X2, with the translated sequence MGTNEANGVVKPFQLIGDREVNVNANSLEQLVSTQNVPIAPSRSDWPTHAQAFYPYGATPHHFFTSRASVSPSFYPAYMVGNQHQIMQLYGTPVQYSAQYGHNQPPSYPNGAVFTVPQKEANPSEKDLGSMRKCKRSSENEYLTGNRLGESGNRTLPLRNDGDGALQSAPIGTEGLSDETCNTDRDFSAAKKQRYNQRLVDVAQTDATLQYHDVNADSGLQDSAVNMVQTKLNTGIASNWSSTKTILAKEEHDQRKERRKQSNRESAKRSRCRRQEECRKLQGTAEDLAKETSNLRAGIMRVSKECRKLKKENKSIMKGLEKMYGPDAVGDLKAEEPGSVNGDGESSSDESGNETSDEDEDA
- the LOC107404439 gene encoding G-box-binding factor 1 isoform X1 — encoded protein: MGTNEANGVVKPFQLIGDREVNVNANSLEQLVSTQNVPIAPSRSDWPTHAQAFYPYGATPHHFFTSRASVSPSFYPAYMVGNQHQIMQLYGTPVQYSAQYGHNQPPSYPNGAVFTVPQKEANPSEKDLGSMRKCKRSSENEYLTGNRLGESGNRTLPLRNDGDGALQSAPIGTEGLSDETCNTDRDFSAAKKQRYNQRLVDGAVAQTDATLQYHDVNADSGLQDSAVNMVQTKLNTGIASNWSSTKTILAKEEHDQRKERRKQSNRESAKRSRCRRQEECRKLQGTAEDLAKETSNLRAGIMRVSKECRKLKKENKSIMKGLEKMYGPDAVGDLKAEEPGSVNGDGESSSDESGNETSDEDEDA
- the LOC107404445 gene encoding arabinosyltransferase RRA3, translating into MAGRRDGPLMRNNEQSFCKSKITIAIAIGVFFGCVFAFLFPNGLFFVSNSAPILSHRLANSITQVGSTQCESSERINMLKSEFIAASEKNTELKKQIRELTEKLQLAEQGKDHAQKQVLVLGDQKKAGPFGTVKGLRTNPTVVPDESVNPRLAKILEKVAVQRELIVALANSNVKEMLEVWFTNIKRVGIPNFLVVALDEDIAKFCESNNVTVYKRDPDEGVDSIARTGGNHAVSGLKFRILREFLQLGYSVLLSDVDIVYLQNPFNHLYRDSDVESMTDGHDNRTAYGFNDVFDEPAMGWARYAHTMRMWVYNSGFFYIRPTIPSIELLDRVAGRLSRESNSWDQAVFNEELFFPSHPGYAGLHAARRTMDFYLFMNSKVLFKTVRNDATLSKLKPVIVHVNYHPDKFARMKAIVEFYVNGKRDALKPFPDGSE